Proteins encoded within one genomic window of Triticum aestivum cultivar Chinese Spring chromosome 2D, IWGSC CS RefSeq v2.1, whole genome shotgun sequence:
- the LOC123054173 gene encoding O-fucosyltransferase 6 gives MGSRRRRGQHHGRWVVPSVAPAAAAFTAAGLLLVVVAFHCFLSPPLGGGGGGVRRHNPPFLLNKPAELRRNLVGTVDFTVPSGGSRLGEELWTSKTAHHFVGCSDATKEFADAKAVTEPNRYLMIATSGGLNQQRTGIIDAVVAARILNATLVIPKLDQASFWNDASDFGEIFDADSFISSLANDVKIIRQVPDRNGKTPSPYKMRVPRKCTPKCYENRVLPALLKKHVVQLTKFDYRVSNRLETDLQKLRCRVNYHALKFTDPILEMGRLLVQRMRAKSGRFIALHLRFEPDMLAFSGCYFGGGEIERRELGAIRKRWDTLHESNPDRERRHGKCPLTPEEVGFMLRALGFGKDVHLYVASGDVYGGEETLAPLKALFPNFHSKETLSSKEELAPFLPFSSRMAALDYVVCDDSDVFVTNNNGNMARMLAGRRRYFGHKRTIRPNSKKLSSLFLNRTSMSWDTFASKVQMYQKGFMGEPNEIKPGKGEFHEHPMDCICARTKRRTGPSKPYLSNRAREAAGNHTSDAEFDWSDLDYGENTPLGGDSSTETDPDYGRIAGPDIPELEDILSD, from the exons atggggtcgaggcggcggcgcggccagcACCACGGCCGCTGGGTGGTGCCCTCGGTGGCGCCGGCCGCGGCGGCGTTCACGGCGGCCGGGCTGCTGCTCGTCGTCGTCGCCTTCCACTGCTTCCTCTCGCCGCCGctcgggggtggcggcggcggcgtccggcgccACAACCCGCCGTTCCTG TTGAACAAACCGGCCGAGTTGCGCAGGAATCTCGTCGGCACCGTCGATTTCACCGTTCCG AGTGGCGGGAGCAGGCTGGGGGAAGAGCTCTGGACATCGAAGACGGCGCACCACTTCGTTGGCTGCAGCGACGCCACCAAGGAGTTCGCCG ATGCCAAGGCTGTCACTGAGCCGAATCGCTATCTGATGATCGCCACCAGCGGGGGCCTGAACCAGCAGCGAACAGGG ATCATAGATGCTGTTGTTGCAGCGCGCATTCTGAATGCAACACTTGTCATTCCAAAGCTTGATCAGGCATCTTTCTGGAATGACGCAAG TGATTTTGGGGAGATCTTTGATGCTGACTCATTCATATCCTCGCTCGCAAATGATGTAAAGATCATACGACAAGTGCCTGACAGAAATGGGAAAACACCTTCTCCATATAAAATGCGTGTACCTAGGAAGTGTACTCCAAAATGCTACGAGAATCGAGTACTACCTGCCCTTTTAAAGAAACAT GTCGTTCAACTAACAAAATTTGACTACCGGGTTTCCAACAGGTTGGAGACTGATCTTCAAAAGCTCAGGTGTAGAGTCAATTATCATGCACTAAAGTTCACAGATCCAATTCTCGAAATGGGCCGATTGCTTGTCCAAAGAATGAGAGCCAAAAGTGGACGCTTCATTGCTCTTCACCTAAG ATTTGAGCCTGACATGCTCGCCTTCTCGGGATGTTACTTTGGGGGTGGTGAAATCGAGAGAAGGGAACTAGGTGCAATACGTAAGAGATGGGATACACTGCAT GAAAGCAACCCTGACAGAGAACGCCGGCATGGCAAATGCCCTCTAACACCAGAAGAAGTTGGCTTCATGCTCAGGGCATTGGGTTTTGGGAAGGACGTCCACCTATATGTTGCGTCGGGGGATGTATACGGAGGAGAGGAGACATTAGCACCTCTGAAAGCGCTCTTCCCAAACTTCCACTCGAAGGAGACTCTATCAAGCAAGGAGGAGCTGGCACCTTTCTTGCCATTCTCATCTCGCATGGCCGCCCTTGATTATGTCGTGTGTGATGACAGCGACGTTTTTGTGACAAATAACAATGGCAACATGGCAAGAATGTTGGCTGGTCGAAG GAGATACTTCGGGCACAAGAGGACCATACGCCCCAATTCTAAGAAGCTCTCCTCTCTCTTCCTTAATCGAACCAGCATGAGCTGGGACACATTTGCATCCAAAGTTCAGATGTACCAAAAGGGTTTTATGGGTGAGCCAAATGAGATTAAACCGGGAAAAGGTGAATTTCACGAGCACCCTATGGACTGCATTTGTGCAAGGACAAAGAGAAGAACTGGGCCTAGTAAGCCGTACCTAAGCAATCGTGCTCGTGAAGCTGCCGGGAATCATACCAGTGATGCGGAGTTCGACTGGAGCGATTTGGACTATGGAGAGAATACACCCTTGGGAGGGGATTCATCAACTGAGACTGATCCAGATTACGGCCGTATTGCTGGACCAGACATTCCTGAATTGGAGGACATACTCTCGGACTAG